One Sphingobacteruim zhuxiongii DNA window includes the following coding sequences:
- a CDS encoding amino acid permease: MWYKKSIAKLISEAEQSGEGTLKRTLSSTGLIALGIGAIIGAGLFSLTGIAAADHAGPAVMLSFIIAAVGCAFAGLCYAEFASMIPVAGSAYTYSYATMGEFMAWIIGWDLVLEYALAAATVAVSWSQYFNQLLLMMGLHIPPELLTGPFEGGMINLPAIIIVCLLSLLLMRGTQESSAVNNILVILKVGVVVLFIALGWQFIDPANHTPFIPTNEGEEMVKQGTMGFWDFWNSDYRGHYGWTGILQAAGVVFFAFIGFDAVSTAAQEAKNPKRDMPIGIIGSLIICTILYVLFSYVMTGLAPYTAFSGDAKPVATAFEKTGYHFLNTAMIVTIIAGYTSVILVMLLGQSRVFYSMSKDGLLPKFFSDLSKRQTPWKTNLIFMVFVSIFAGFVPVSDLGHMVSIGTLFAFTLVCIGILVLRKTNPEIERPFKTPLVPLVPILGILVCVLMMAALPIESWERLAIWMAIGVAFYFAYGYKNSVLRKEKERANGGNIE, translated from the coding sequence ATGTGGTATAAAAAATCAATTGCGAAGTTAATTTCCGAAGCAGAACAGAGTGGCGAAGGAACATTAAAAAGAACATTGTCCAGCACGGGATTGATTGCCTTAGGTATCGGCGCAATTATCGGAGCGGGACTTTTTTCTTTAACAGGTATCGCTGCCGCCGATCATGCTGGACCAGCTGTTATGCTCTCTTTTATCATTGCAGCAGTCGGATGTGCATTTGCAGGTCTTTGTTACGCCGAGTTCGCGTCCATGATTCCCGTTGCAGGGAGTGCATATACCTATTCTTATGCAACTATGGGGGAGTTTATGGCTTGGATTATCGGGTGGGACTTAGTGCTTGAATACGCGCTTGCAGCCGCAACAGTAGCGGTAAGTTGGTCTCAATATTTCAATCAACTCCTCTTAATGATGGGGCTACATATTCCGCCAGAACTTCTAACAGGTCCATTCGAAGGCGGTATGATTAATCTCCCAGCAATAATTATTGTTTGTTTATTGTCGCTTCTATTAATGCGTGGAACGCAAGAATCATCTGCGGTTAATAATATATTAGTCATTTTAAAAGTTGGCGTAGTTGTATTATTTATTGCACTAGGCTGGCAGTTTATCGATCCTGCTAATCATACACCATTTATTCCTACAAACGAAGGGGAGGAGATGGTGAAACAAGGAACTATGGGTTTCTGGGATTTTTGGAATTCCGATTACCGTGGTCACTATGGTTGGACTGGTATTCTTCAAGCAGCGGGTGTTGTATTCTTTGCTTTTATCGGATTTGATGCGGTAAGTACAGCAGCACAGGAAGCTAAAAACCCGAAGAGAGATATGCCAATTGGTATTATTGGATCGTTAATCATTTGTACAATCCTTTACGTATTGTTCTCTTACGTAATGACGGGCTTAGCTCCATATACTGCCTTCAGTGGTGATGCAAAACCAGTAGCTACGGCATTTGAAAAAACAGGTTATCACTTCTTAAATACGGCTATGATTGTGACGATTATCGCTGGTTACACTTCGGTTATTCTAGTGATGTTGTTGGGTCAAAGTCGTGTATTTTACTCGATGAGTAAAGATGGTTTATTACCGAAGTTCTTTTCTGATCTATCTAAACGTCAGACCCCTTGGAAAACTAACCTCATCTTCATGGTGTTCGTAAGTATCTTTGCAGGATTTGTACCCGTTTCGGATTTAGGACATATGGTTAGTATCGGCACCTTGTTTGCATTTACTTTAGTTTGTATCGGTATTTTGGTATTGAGAAAAACTAATCCAGAAATCGAACGTCCATTTAAGACACCTTTGGTTCCATTGGTTCCTATATTAGGTATTTTGGTGTGTGTGTTGATGATGGCTGCTTTACCGATTGAAAGTTGGGAGCGATTGGCTATCTGGATGGCGATTGGCGTAGCATTCTATTTTGCTTACGGATATAAAAATTCTGTATTGCGTAAAGAAAAGGAACGAGCTAACGGCGGAAACATAGAATAA
- a CDS encoding DEAD/DEAH box helicase produces the protein MNPFLELGIRHEIVNAITELGFEKPSPIQEKAIPVLLTGNDDFVGLAQTGTGKTAAFGLPLLEQLDFSFNHPQALVLCPTRELCLQIAKDLEKYAKNLDNVNVVAVYGGANIGDQLRQIRRGVQIVVATPGRMLDIIGRNAIDFSKVKYVVLDEADEMLNMGFQEDINNILSETPSDKKTWLFSATMPREVRRIAQKYMTDPFELTVGTKNTGNENIEHQYFLIKAKDKYAAFKRIVDFYPEIFGIVFCRTKIETQEIAEALIKDGYNADSLHGDLSQQQRDKVMKRYRERNLQLLIATDVAARGIDVNDVTHVINYSLPDEVENYTHRSGRTARAGKTGISISLINVKEMSKIRHIEKIIGKSFERKQVPQGTEVCEKQLFALVDKVHNVEVHEEQINTFLPQILESLQDLTKEEVVKRFASLEFNRFLNYYKEAPDLNIEARESSRGDRDGDREGGRRSSKGFTRLFINLGSVDEFTRGEMLGFICNNSKISGKSIGKIDLKGVFTFFEVEDAEVNKVFQGFEGVNYNGRGVRIEVSGEGRSDRGSSNGRGRSGRSSDRNSGGGRGGDRRDRGRSNGGGGFRDFSGKRKESKSRY, from the coding sequence ATGAACCCATTTTTAGAACTGGGGATCCGTCATGAGATTGTTAATGCCATCACTGAGTTAGGTTTCGAAAAACCTTCTCCCATCCAGGAAAAAGCCATTCCTGTGTTACTGACTGGTAACGACGATTTTGTCGGATTAGCCCAAACAGGTACTGGAAAGACTGCGGCATTTGGTCTTCCTCTATTAGAACAACTAGACTTTTCTTTCAATCACCCTCAAGCATTGGTACTTTGTCCGACGCGTGAGCTATGTTTGCAAATCGCAAAAGACCTAGAAAAGTATGCCAAAAATTTAGACAATGTTAATGTAGTTGCCGTTTACGGTGGTGCTAACATTGGCGACCAATTACGTCAGATCCGTCGTGGAGTACAGATCGTCGTAGCAACACCTGGTCGTATGCTTGATATCATCGGTCGTAATGCGATTGACTTCTCGAAAGTGAAGTATGTTGTATTAGACGAGGCTGATGAGATGTTGAACATGGGTTTCCAAGAAGACATCAATAATATTTTATCAGAAACTCCATCTGATAAGAAAACATGGTTATTCTCAGCGACTATGCCTCGTGAGGTTCGTCGTATTGCTCAAAAATACATGACCGACCCGTTCGAGTTGACTGTAGGCACGAAGAATACTGGTAATGAAAACATCGAACACCAATACTTTTTAATTAAAGCAAAAGATAAATACGCTGCTTTCAAACGTATCGTAGATTTTTATCCAGAGATCTTTGGTATTGTATTCTGTCGTACAAAGATTGAAACACAAGAGATTGCTGAAGCATTAATTAAAGACGGTTACAACGCTGACTCTTTACACGGAGACCTTTCACAACAACAACGTGATAAGGTAATGAAACGCTATCGTGAGCGCAACTTGCAATTATTAATTGCTACTGACGTTGCTGCACGTGGTATTGACGTGAATGATGTTACGCACGTAATTAACTATTCTCTTCCTGACGAAGTAGAAAACTATACGCACCGTTCAGGTCGTACAGCTCGCGCTGGTAAAACAGGTATCTCAATTTCATTAATCAATGTGAAAGAGATGAGCAAAATTCGTCATATTGAGAAAATCATTGGTAAATCTTTCGAACGTAAACAAGTTCCACAAGGAACCGAAGTTTGTGAGAAACAATTGTTTGCCTTAGTAGACAAAGTACACAATGTAGAAGTACATGAAGAACAAATCAACACATTCCTTCCTCAAATCTTAGAAAGTCTTCAAGACTTAACTAAAGAAGAAGTAGTGAAAAGATTTGCTTCCTTAGAATTTAATAGATTCTTAAATTATTACAAAGAAGCACCAGATTTGAATATCGAAGCACGTGAATCTTCTAGAGGAGATCGTGATGGAGATAGAGAAGGCGGACGTCGTTCATCTAAAGGATTTACTCGTTTGTTTATCAACTTAGGTTCGGTAGACGAGTTCACCCGCGGTGAGATGCTAGGCTTTATTTGTAACAACAGTAAAATCTCTGGAAAATCAATTGGTAAAATTGACCTTAAAGGTGTATTCACTTTCTTTGAAGTGGAAGACGCTGAAGTCAATAAAGTATTCCAAGGTTTTGAAGGCGTTAATTACAATGGTAGAGGTGTACGTATTGAAGTATCTGGTGAAGGTAGATCTGATAGAGGATCTTCAAACGGCCGTGGCCGCTCAGGCAGATCTTCTGACAGAAACTCTGGCGGAGGACGCGGTGGAGACAGAAGAGATCGTGGTAGATCGAACGGCGGAGGTGGTTTCCGCGACTTCTCTGGAAAACGCAAAGAATCTAAAAGTAGATATTAA
- a CDS encoding HPP family protein codes for MYKETLVDVREHFWSFIGAFVGIGIIAYLQSLQLPNLENLFLIGSFGASAVLVYGAIQSPLAQPRNLIGGHVVSALVGVTVGKLLPDVIWLTAPIAVASSIVFMQITKTLHPPGGATALIAVSSGTKISSMGYMYVLSPVFTGALILFVVALLFNNITKKRHYPIKASRLRKSRRSELKRRFKPTR; via the coding sequence ATGTATAAGGAGACCTTGGTTGATGTGCGTGAGCACTTTTGGTCCTTTATTGGCGCATTTGTAGGTATTGGCATTATTGCGTATTTACAATCGTTGCAACTTCCAAACTTAGAAAATCTATTTCTAATCGGTTCCTTTGGTGCCTCGGCTGTCTTGGTCTATGGCGCCATTCAAAGTCCTTTAGCGCAACCTCGAAATCTTATTGGTGGACATGTTGTATCGGCCTTAGTCGGTGTGACTGTAGGGAAGCTCTTGCCGGATGTTATTTGGCTAACCGCACCAATAGCAGTCGCCTCTTCAATTGTGTTTATGCAGATTACCAAAACTTTGCATCCGCCAGGCGGAGCAACTGCGCTTATTGCGGTGAGTTCGGGTACAAAGATATCAAGTATGGGGTATATGTATGTGCTTTCTCCTGTATTTACGGGGGCTTTGATTCTTTTCGTCGTGGCGCTGTTATTTAATAATATTACCAAGAAGAGGCATTATCCGATAAAGGCTTCGAGACTTCGCAAATCGCGTCGAAGCGAACTCAAGAGACGCTTTAAGCCGACACGATGA
- the rlmB gene encoding 23S rRNA (guanosine(2251)-2'-O)-methyltransferase RlmB, translated as MQQFQRRDRPEKREINQMVFGTRAVMEAIESGREIESLFVQRGLSGTLFAEFKALIKEHNIAYQQVPIEKLNRITRKNHQGIIAVISPIIYQNVEDLLPSIYEKGETPLFLMLDGVTDVRNMGAIARTAECAGVHAIIVPKKGSAEINPDAIKTSAGALFKIPVCRHDSLSKTAKFLIESGIQLVVSTEKTKESIYDVDYTVPSCIIMGAEDVGVSDDLIRISDKLAKIPMFGEIGSLNVSVSAAVVIYEAIRQRNIS; from the coding sequence ATGCAACAATTTCAACGTAGGGATAGACCTGAAAAAAGAGAAATTAATCAGATGGTATTCGGTACTCGTGCCGTGATGGAGGCTATCGAAAGTGGTAGAGAAATCGAATCATTGTTTGTACAGAGAGGTTTGTCAGGAACGCTATTTGCTGAATTCAAAGCGCTTATTAAAGAACACAATATAGCTTATCAACAAGTTCCTATTGAAAAATTAAACCGCATTACCCGTAAGAACCATCAAGGAATTATTGCAGTTATTTCACCAATCATATATCAAAATGTAGAAGATCTACTTCCTTCGATTTACGAAAAAGGGGAGACTCCTTTGTTTTTGATGTTAGATGGGGTTACTGATGTTCGTAATATGGGAGCTATTGCTCGTACTGCTGAATGTGCAGGTGTGCATGCTATTATCGTTCCTAAGAAAGGATCAGCAGAGATTAATCCTGATGCGATAAAGACTTCTGCAGGTGCTTTGTTTAAAATACCTGTTTGTCGTCATGATTCGCTTAGCAAGACAGCTAAATTCTTAATCGAATCAGGAATCCAACTTGTTGTTAGTACAGAAAAAACGAAAGAGTCGATTTATGATGTAGATTATACTGTGCCTTCTTGTATTATTATGGGGGCTGAAGATGTTGGTGTATCAGATGATTTAATTCGTATTTCAGATAAATTAGCGAAGATTCCAATGTTTGGAGAGATTGGTTCATTAAACGTTTCTGTATCAGCAGCTGTCGTGATCTACGAAGCTATTCGACAACGTAATATATCCTAA